A window of Candidatus Bathyarchaeota archaeon genomic DNA:
GAACAAATTCATAAAGCCAACATAGAGGTCCACCGCAGCGAAGCCAAATATTACGAAGCCATCCACCCCGAAGTCTACAGCAAAAAAGAACAAAAACGCCTAACAGCCCAACTAAACGCCATCGACAAAATGGTGACCCACAACCAGAAAAAAGCCCTCGACGTAGGCGCAGGCACAGGCAACCTCACGGGCAAACTCCTCGCAATGGGGTATCATGTGACTGCAACAGATATTTCTCCTGAGATGTGTGCTATACTCAAAAAGAAGTACGCCGCGTTCATGCCTGACAAGTTGGTGGTTATCAATTCGCCCATAGAAGCGTTGACCTTCCAAGAAGGCGAGTTCGATTTAATAACCAGTTACTCAGTGCTTCATCATCTGCCCGATTACGAGGCGGCTCTTGTTGCTCTTTGCGGCTACCTCAAGAAGGGCGGAGTCATCTACATCGATCACGAAGCCTCCCCTTACTATTGGGCTACTGAGAAGGGCATGTTGGCAAGCATCATCAAAGGCTTCACGTTCCACTCCAACCCCATGCTCAACAGCCTCTACTTTGGAATCGTCGGATTAAGAATCCCCATGATTGATTACACGTTGTCTGATTATTGGTTTAAGAAAGAGCACGCCCTAAACCACACCGTTATCGCCGAGGTTTTTAGGCGGCAGCGTTTTGAACACTACCAAAGAACAGACCACTACTTAACGGGAACTTGGCTGCCCAACCCCCTTGCGTACATTTATCGGCTTGTCTGTAAGCCTGAGATGAGTTTTTGGGTAGCAAAAAAATAGAAAAGAATTAAGGATTAGGCGGTTTGGGTGCCCAATATTTTGGCATAGCACCAGTTTCCAGCAGCGAAGAGAACAAATCCAGCGGCCAAGCAGCTGGCGACGGACCCAAAAGGACATCTGGTTCAAGGTTGTTGATTCTGTTGATCTGCTGGGTGACTTCGAACATTTTATCAAAGTCCTCCAACGCTACCGCTGCATACAAATCGAAGTGGCCGATGAGTCTGATGATGACGATTAGGTTCGGTATTTTGAGCAGCTGACTGTAGATTTCAGTCATTTTACTTCTGTTTGAGACGTTTATGTAAAAGTGGGCTAACGCTTTGTAACCCAACTTAGCTAGGTCCAGTGTAATAGTTGAAGTTGGAAGAAGGGTTTTCCGTAGCTTCTTGTACCTTTGAATAACCGTCTTAGTGGATATACCCAACTGTTCGCCGATCTGCCTAAAAGGGGTCCGCGAATTTTTAGCGACAATTATCGCGATTTGCCTATCGATGTCATCGAAATCCAACAGGGAAGGGTCTATGTCGGTTTTTGGAGAAGGTAATTTTTTTGCGTCACTTTTAAGGGGCAACGGTTTGATGGTTAAGTTTGAGGCGAACTCTACGTTCACTGCATCTGCCCAAATCAATGCATCGACATGTTTGATTTTTGGGCAGGACTCTAAATCTTCAATTACATCCAGTAAGCTGTTGATTTCTTTTAAAGCGGCTTTGCCGAAGAAATTGTATTTACCCATATGCCGAATTACTTGTGAAATTTGCGGTCGGGTCTCCAGAAAAGCGGCGACTTCATCTTCATGCTCAAAGTCGGTTATGATTCCTAAATCTACAATATGGCTGTAGCCGAGGCATCGAGGGTTAACCAGCGTCACTTCACCTGTAATTATGCCTTCTTTCCAGAGGCGCTTGTAACGCATCCTAACTGCACCGACAGTGATTTTGCATACCTTCGCAATGTCAGTGAAGCTGGTTCGTGACTCTGCGAGAAGCATTTTGATTATTGTTGCGTCTATTGCGTCTATTTTAGGGTCTGCTGACATGTAAAGACCTGGAGAGATAAATTTTGTTTACTTTGAGTTAAAAGCAGAATTTAAAGTTTGTTTTATTCACCCTTTAACACTGTGCGCTTAATATTTTGGCAGACTTGGAACTTTGGTAAACCGAGTTTTGAGGGAAAAATTTTAGAGTGTAGGTTTTTCCGTTAAAGCTATAACTCTGCGAACCATCAAACCTAACAATCACCCCTCAAGAGACAAACCCCACATGCCCAAACGTCCCCAAAAAAACCCTGGAAACTCACAGCGCAGTATCTTGCTTATGACAACGGCGCCGCCCGAAAAAGACACATGGTACCACGGGAAACGGTTGCCTCCCATCGGTTTAATGTACATCGCTGCGGCACTCGAAAAAGCAGGCTACAAAGTTCAGATGCTTGACAATTACCTCGCCAACAAACCCGCCGCTGAGGTTAAGCAACTTGTCGAGCAAGCCTCCCCGTTTATGGTGGGTATTACTTGTGGTTCAGCCACGTTTGCGCGGTGCGTGGAAACTGCTAAACTCATTAAAGAAGTAAAACAGGACTGCACCGTCGTGGTCGGTGGTTGGCATGCCTCCTATTTACCTGAAACACTTCTTGCACACCCAGAAATCGATTATGTCGTTATGGGTGAAGGAGAACGCGCGATAACCCAGTTAGCCAACGCGTTGTCAAGTGGCGACAAAACTCAAGCCGAAACCGTTCCAGGGGTCGCTTGCAGAGGAAGCGGCGGCAACATAATCAACCCGCCCCAATTCATCGAAGACATGGATGAAATCCCATACCCAGCACGGCACCTGCTACCGCTGGACCAGTATGACCGCACCATCGAATTCTTAGACGCCAAACCCGCCGACGTCATGAGCATCAGTCGTGGCTGCGTCTTCAACTGTGGTTTCTGTGAAACCCGCAAACTCTGGGGTAACATCTGCCGCGGTTTTAGCCCCAAACGCGTGTTGGGCGAAATCCAAGACCTGCAAGCCAAATACGGCACCAAAGGCATATACTTCATAAACGACAATTTTACGCTACGTAAAGAGAAAACCAAAGAACTCTGCCACCTCATCATCGAAAACAAGCTCGATTTAGAGTGGGTCTGTGACACCCGCGTGGATCTGGTCGATGATGAGCTTTTGGAGTTGATGAACAAAGCGGGTTGCAAGGTGATTTGGTTCGGCGTCGAATCAGGTTCCCCTAAAGTTCTCAAACGCATAGGCAGAAACACCACTCCCGAACAGGTCGAATCCGCGTTTAAGCTCTGCAAGAAACATGGCATAAAAACCGCCTGCTCATTCATGCTGGGCTTACCCGACGAAACCCTCGCAGACATGGAGGTATCCCTGAAGTTCGCCAAAAAACTCAGCCCAGACTACTGCCAATTTAACATCTTCATCGCGTACCCCGACAGCAAACTCTACAACGAGATGCTCCAGAGCGGAAAATACACCCAGCTAGACGATTACCTGCTCAGCGTCAAATCCGAAGAATACGACTTCGAATCCCTCAAAGCTGTGCAGTGGCGCTTCTTCAAAAGCTTCCACATGACCCCTAAACAAATCATTAAACGCGCCAAACGCGAAGGCATCTTCAACTTCGCCAAAAGCCGCCTGATGCATGGAACCAAAAAAGCCAGCGGTTCGGCTTAGGTGAAGCCGAGTGGATAAGCGGAGGCTTGGCAGAACAAACCTCTCGGTGTCGCAGGTTGGGTTCGGCGGCACATGGATAGCTGAACTCACAAAAGAGGAAGCGGTAAAGGTTGTTAGGCACGCTTTTGATTTGGGCATTAACTATTTTGATACGGCACGCTGGGACGGAGACAGTGAAGAAAAAATCGGCGAAGCCCTCCAAGACGTCCGAAGCCAATGTGTAATCGCGACTAAGACGGGGAGCCGAACAAAACGGGAATCGATGGCTGACTTCGCGGTGAGCCTCAAAAACCTCCGCACCGACCACGTCAACATCCTTCAATTGCATGGCATCGATGACGAGAAAACTCTTGAGAAAGCCATGAGCGTAGATGGGTCGCTGCAGACATGCAAAGAAGCCCGCCGTGAGGGGCTGGCAGATTTTGTAGGCATCACGGGGCATAAGCCACGGGTACTCGCGAAGGCTGTTGCGACAGGCGAGTTCGACACGGTTTTGGTGCCCTTAAATGCGGTGACTCGGCAGGCGATTGAAGAGCTGTTACCTGCTGCGAAGGCGCATGACGTAGGCGTAGTCGCCATGAAGCCATTGATGGCGAAAACTTCGAATTTGATTACTTGCCTCTATCGGCCTTCGCTTTCTTTGGTTTCAGATGAACCAGAACTCAAAGCGTGGCTGGGCGAATCGGCGGATGAACGGGTTAACAGTTTGCTGCGGTTTGTTCTATCGCAGGATGTCGCCGCGGTTATTCCCGGGTTGCGAAGCGTCGGCGAAGTAGAGGCTGCGATGAAAGCAGGGGGAGAATTCAAAGGCTTAACACCCCAAGAGCAGAGGCGATTCAGTTTTGAGTTGGGCGACTACTGCCGTGACTGCGGAGCCTGCATGCCCTGCCCCCAAAACATCAACATACCCGCTATCCTACGATTCCACAGCTTCCACGAAGCTTATGGGCTCAAGGAGTGGGCGTGTAAACTCTACGGTGGACTCGAAGTTAAAGCGGACAAATGTACAGGGTGTGGAGAATGTAGGCCTAAATGCCCCTATCAGCTACCCATTGAGGCGCAGTTACAGAGCGCCCACAGAGACCTCACATTCAACCAACATTAATTTTGTGTTAGTTGTTTTTGTCTGCGAACAGTGTCTTAAACAAGTACACTATGAGGGGCAGGTTGATTGCGACGCGAATTGCGTTTAGCCACACCTGATAGTAAATCAAAATCCCCACACTGGTGCTCAGCGTGTAGGTTAAGGTGAATATGGCGAACGCTATGCCCCATTTGCGATTCGAAAGCAACGCGGGAATCGAGGTTGACCAAAGCGCGATTTCTATCCAGTTGTTGAGGTCTTCAACGTCGCCGTTTAAGATGATTACAGCCATTAAAACGATGTTTAGCGCCATCCATAAAGCGGCGCCATACAGTAAGGGTGACCTCTGAGTTTTTGTTGCGATCAAGACTTTCTCCACAGCGGAAAACGCAGATTCGCCATATAACGTTTTGCACATTCACGCAGAAATGTTTAGGATAATATTTTATTGCCAAACCGCTGATGCTAAAGTCTGGGAAGCAACCGTGACAGCAAAGAAGGTTGAGGAGTTTCTATGCGAGCACAGCATGCTCATCTTGGTCTTAGTCGGTAGCTTCCTCATCACCGCACCCATGGGCACCTACAGCAACTGGGATGCACAACTCGAATACGAAGCCACCGCCAGCATTCTCACCACAGGATACCCCACTGTCACAACGGGACTTATGATTAATCAGCCTCCGCTGGGTTTCTACACCTCAGCTGCTACCTTCGCAATCTTCGGCGCGTCATACCTAAATGGCGTGGCTCTGGTGACTGTGTTTGGGCTCGGCTGCGTCGCGGCAGTCTACGCCTTAGGCACAGTACTATATGGCAAAAAAACAGGTTTAGCCGCCTCAGCGCTCTTCGGTTTTGTCCCCTGGCACGTTTACATGTCGAGAATTTTCTTAATCGACAACCAATACCTTTTCTTGAGCCTAACGTTCCTAACATTGGCAGTTTTGGCTGTTAAACGCAACAGTGAACGGCTGGTTTTGGCTGCTGGTGTGGTGTTTGCGTTGGCTTTTTTAACCAAGCTCTTCGCCGTGTTCACCCTAATCCCCCTACTGCTCTTCATAACTCTGAACAGAAAAGAGAGTACCTTCAAGTTGGATAGACACAAGGTGCTGTTGTTTGTTTTGCCCTCGCTTATTCTGCAGACGGTTTGGTTTGGAGGGTTTGCAAACCAGCATTTCTTCGGCGTCTACTTCGCCAGCGACTTCACCCACCCCGAACTCGTCGCCAACCCTGTACCAGAATTCTTACCGATAATTTATGTAAAGAGTGCAGGGTGGTTCCTGTTTGCTGCGGTTTTCTTTTCTGCGGCGCTTGCGGTTGCCTATCGGCGGCAGCTGAAAAGGTTTTTGCGTTTAGACCTTGTCTGCCTCGGAGCCGTCGCGGCGGTTATGGCGCTTGATATGCTGTTGGTTTTGGTTTTTCATTTGACAGTGCCCTATGTCAGCGCCGTGAAATACAACTATTTCGCGTTGCCCTTCCTGTGTTTGGCTGCAGCGTCGATAGCCGACAAAGGCCACGTCTTGATTGGTTCATTGGATACCAAGAAAAAAATCGACTGGATAAAACCTGCCTTGGTTTTAGCGGGGTTGCTTTTGGTTTTTGCTTCGTTGGTTGAAAGCACGCTGTTTGTGAATGCGTGGTATGGTTTTGTTTCGTTTGGCGTGGACTCGGTCACCTACTACGGATTCTACCTAAACACCCCCGTAGAAGATCCAAATCTCATGGTTAACATGCATTTTGTGGGGTTAGCGTTAACTGTTGTGGGCTTAGTTGCCTCAGCGTTTTTTAGTTTGCTAAGCGGCACCTTGAGACGACGGGTTAATTCGAAGGTGGTACCTTAACCCGCCTTTTGCTCAAAACAAAAACCGCTATCGAGCTTGCCAGCAGCGTACTCAGAGAGGCAAACAAACCCAGATAATGCAGACTTGTTGCGAATATGATGCCGCTTAAAATGGGTCCTAAAGTTTGCCCTATATCCATAACGGTTGCGAGAAAACCCATCGAAGCACCCACCAGCGACGCGGGCACCAACTCGCTCATCAACGGCGTAGTCGAAGATAGAACAGCGGCAAACGCTACACCGTACCCAACCGCCAAGAGGAGCAGCAATGGGAACGCTGTTGTGAAAGGAATTACCGCAATCAGGAGGCAACTGGCGGCTGCGCCTGCGATGATGGGTTTAGAGCGCCCAATCCTATCCGAGACTCGCCCTATTAGGGGTCGCGCAATCACCAGCGCAGCGATTTGGCTGCCTGCAATGACGCCGACGGAAAAAATGTCTAGTCCCGCAACCTCCGTCAAGTAGCCGACTAAGAAAAACTCTACGGAGCCAAACACGTAGTACTGGATCGCTTGAACGTAGCTTACCCCTAAAACCCTGCGGTTCCTGATTAGATAAACCCAGCCGCCTAACATTTTTCTGGTTGACCGTTCCACAGGTCGCACCACCTGTGTTGATTCTCTTTTTTCAGCTAAAAACAGCACCGCAACCACCAACGCCGTCACCCCCGCCACGCCCACAGCCAAGTAGAGCGAGAAGTAGCTCTGGCTAGTTGCGAACAGGATGTAGCCGCCGAGAAAAGGAGCTAAAGCCCGACCCACCGCAGTGGCAGAACTGAAAAGCGAGATACGCTCACCGCGCTTGGTTGGGTAGAGTTCGGCGATTGAGGCTTCAGCTACTGGGATAAAGATGGCAGTGGCGAAACCGTGATAGAAACGGACAAGCGCCAACGTCCACCAAGAATCCACTCCCAAGTAGAAGAAAGGTGCGGAGGCAAAAACGAAAGCGGATAGTAGCAGCATTTTGCGTCTGCCAAAGATGTCGGAGAGTGATGCTGCGGGCAAACTGACGAGGATGCCTGGTATGGTTGAGGCAGAGGCTACGATGCCCAGCAGTTCGTTGGGGGTGCCTAAGCTGGTTGCGAAGGGTTTAAGCACGGGGTTTTTTGACATAGTTGAGCTAAGGATAGCGAAAAAGCCCAGTATACACATGATAACGAAGATTTTCTGGGTGTTGCTAAGCCTAAGCA
This region includes:
- a CDS encoding class I SAM-dependent methyltransferase; the protein is MQYTSEENVTLHNQALSEQIHKANIEVHRSEAKYYEAIHPEVYSKKEQKRLTAQLNAIDKMVTHNQKKALDVGAGTGNLTGKLLAMGYHVTATDISPEMCAILKKKYAAFMPDKLVVINSPIEALTFQEGEFDLITSYSVLHHLPDYEAALVALCGYLKKGGVIYIDHEASPYYWATEKGMLASIIKGFTFHSNPMLNSLYFGIVGLRIPMIDYTLSDYWFKKEHALNHTVIAEVFRRQRFEHYQRTDHYLTGTWLPNPLAYIYRLVCKPEMSFWVAKK
- a CDS encoding AsnC family transcriptional regulator → MSADPKIDAIDATIIKMLLAESRTSFTDIAKVCKITVGAVRMRYKRLWKEGIITGEVTLVNPRCLGYSHIVDLGIITDFEHEDEVAAFLETRPQISQVIRHMGKYNFFGKAALKEINSLLDVIEDLESCPKIKHVDALIWADAVNVEFASNLTIKPLPLKSDAKKLPSPKTDIDPSLLDFDDIDRQIAIIVAKNSRTPFRQIGEQLGISTKTVIQRYKKLRKTLLPTSTITLDLAKLGYKALAHFYINVSNRSKMTEIYSQLLKIPNLIVIIRLIGHFDLYAAVALEDFDKMFEVTQQINRINNLEPDVLLGPSPAAWPLDLFSSLLETGAMPKYWAPKPPNP
- a CDS encoding B12-binding domain-containing radical SAM protein is translated as MTTAPPEKDTWYHGKRLPPIGLMYIAAALEKAGYKVQMLDNYLANKPAAEVKQLVEQASPFMVGITCGSATFARCVETAKLIKEVKQDCTVVVGGWHASYLPETLLAHPEIDYVVMGEGERAITQLANALSSGDKTQAETVPGVACRGSGGNIINPPQFIEDMDEIPYPARHLLPLDQYDRTIEFLDAKPADVMSISRGCVFNCGFCETRKLWGNICRGFSPKRVLGEIQDLQAKYGTKGIYFINDNFTLRKEKTKELCHLIIENKLDLEWVCDTRVDLVDDELLELMNKAGCKVIWFGVESGSPKVLKRIGRNTTPEQVESAFKLCKKHGIKTACSFMLGLPDETLADMEVSLKFAKKLSPDYCQFNIFIAYPDSKLYNEMLQSGKYTQLDDYLLSVKSEEYDFESLKAVQWRFFKSFHMTPKQIIKRAKREGIFNFAKSRLMHGTKKASGSA
- a CDS encoding aldo/keto reductase; translation: MDKRRLGRTNLSVSQVGFGGTWIAELTKEEAVKVVRHAFDLGINYFDTARWDGDSEEKIGEALQDVRSQCVIATKTGSRTKRESMADFAVSLKNLRTDHVNILQLHGIDDEKTLEKAMSVDGSLQTCKEARREGLADFVGITGHKPRVLAKAVATGEFDTVLVPLNAVTRQAIEELLPAAKAHDVGVVAMKPLMAKTSNLITCLYRPSLSLVSDEPELKAWLGESADERVNSLLRFVLSQDVAAVIPGLRSVGEVEAAMKAGGEFKGLTPQEQRRFSFELGDYCRDCGACMPCPQNINIPAILRFHSFHEAYGLKEWACKLYGGLEVKADKCTGCGECRPKCPYQLPIEAQLQSAHRDLTFNQH
- a CDS encoding glycosyltransferase family 39 protein, with translation MTAKKVEEFLCEHSMLILVLVGSFLITAPMGTYSNWDAQLEYEATASILTTGYPTVTTGLMINQPPLGFYTSAATFAIFGASYLNGVALVTVFGLGCVAAVYALGTVLYGKKTGLAASALFGFVPWHVYMSRIFLIDNQYLFLSLTFLTLAVLAVKRNSERLVLAAGVVFALAFLTKLFAVFTLIPLLLFITLNRKESTFKLDRHKVLLFVLPSLILQTVWFGGFANQHFFGVYFASDFTHPELVANPVPEFLPIIYVKSAGWFLFAAVFFSAALAVAYRRQLKRFLRLDLVCLGAVAAVMALDMLLVLVFHLTVPYVSAVKYNYFALPFLCLAAASIADKGHVLIGSLDTKKKIDWIKPALVLAGLLLVFASLVESTLFVNAWYGFVSFGVDSVTYYGFYLNTPVEDPNLMVNMHFVGLALTVVGLVASAFFSLLSGTLRRRVNSKVVP
- a CDS encoding MFS transporter; this encodes MLRLSNTQKIFVIMCILGFFAILSSTMSKNPVLKPFATSLGTPNELLGIVASASTIPGILVSLPAASLSDIFGRRKMLLLSAFVFASAPFFYLGVDSWWTLALVRFYHGFATAIFIPVAEASIAELYPTKRGERISLFSSATAVGRALAPFLGGYILFATSQSYFSLYLAVGVAGVTALVVAVLFLAEKRESTQVVRPVERSTRKMLGGWVYLIRNRRVLGVSYVQAIQYYVFGSVEFFLVGYLTEVAGLDIFSVGVIAGSQIAALVIARPLIGRVSDRIGRSKPIIAGAAASCLLIAVIPFTTAFPLLLLLAVGYGVAFAAVLSSTTPLMSELVPASLVGASMGFLATVMDIGQTLGPILSGIIFATSLHYLGLFASLSTLLASSIAVFVLSKRRVKVPPSN